Proteins co-encoded in one Setaria viridis chromosome 9, Setaria_viridis_v4.0, whole genome shotgun sequence genomic window:
- the LOC117839605 gene encoding expansin-A19: MGKRFLHQLLLVVLALCFAPVRPDGWLPATATFYGGADGSDTMGGACGYGNLYDQGYGINNAALSTALFNDGASCGQCYVIICDTSKSGWCRPGKWVAVSATNFCPPNWSLPGGGWCGPPRPHFDMSQPAWENIGIYSAGIIPVLYQRIKCWRDGGVRFTIAGFNYFELVLVTNVAGSGSIQSMAVKGTSTDWIPMSRNWGANWQCLAALAGQGLSFALTSTGGQSIVFQDVVPAWWQFGQTFKTYQNFDY, translated from the exons atggggaagcgTTTCCTGCACCAGCTGCTGCTCGTCGTCCTCGCGCTCTGCTTTGCACCGGTGAGACCTGACGGCTGGCTCCCGGCCACCGCCACGTTCTACGGCGGCGCCGATGGCTCCGACACAATGG GAGGCGCGTGCGGGTACGGGAACCTGTACGACCAGGGTTACGGCATCAACAACGCGGCGCTGAGCACGGCGCTGTTCAACGACGGCGCGTCGTGCGGGCAGTGCTACGTGATCATCTGCGACACGAGCAAGTCCGGGTGGTGCCGCCCCGGCAAGTGGGTCGCTGTCTCCGCCACCAACTTCTGCCCGCCCAACTGGtccctccccggcggcggctggtgcggCCCGCCCCGCCCCCACTTCGACATGTCCCAGCCCGCATGGGAGAACATCGGCATCTACAGCGCCGGCATCATCCCCGTCCTCTACCAACG GATCAAGTGCTGGAGGGACGGCGGCGTGCGGTTCACCATCGCCGGCTTCAACTACTTCGAGCTGGTGCTGGTGACCAACGTGGCCGGGAGCGGGTCCATCCAGAGCATGGCGGTGAAGGGCACCAGCACGGATTGGATCCCCATGTCCAGGAACTGGGGCGCCAACTGGCAGtgcctcgccgcgctcgccgggCAGGGGCTCAGCTTCGCGCTCACCTCCACCGGCGGCCAGAGCATCGTCTTCCAGGACGTCGTGCCGGCGTGGTGGCAGTTCGGCCAGACCTTCAAAACCTACCAGAATTTCGACTACTGA